One Pararhizobium sp. IMCC3301 DNA segment encodes these proteins:
- a CDS encoding DUF971 domain-containing protein, translating into MSDEASWPEEIRVSRDKKTLTVKFDDGISADFTAEFLRVHSPSAEVQGHSREQKQIVSGKQSVAIMKIEPVGNYAVRISFDDMHNTGIFSWAYFHEMAGQKDELWAAYLAEIEDKNLQRGA; encoded by the coding sequence ATGTCTGATGAAGCGTCATGGCCGGAAGAAATTCGAGTGAGCCGGGATAAAAAAACACTGACTGTGAAATTTGATGACGGCATTTCTGCCGATTTTACCGCCGAGTTTCTGCGGGTTCACTCTCCAAGTGCCGAAGTGCAGGGACATTCTCGCGAACAGAAGCAGATCGTATCCGGCAAGCAGTCGGTAGCAATCATGAAGATCGAGCCGGTAGGAAATTATGCGGTGCGCATCAGTTTTGATGATATGCACAATACCGGCATTTTTTCCTGGGCCTATTTTCATGAAATGGCAGGCCAGAAGGACGAGCTTTGGGCCGCATATCTGGCTGAGATCGAAGACAAGAATTTACAACGTGGTGCATAA
- a CDS encoding L,D-transpeptidase, translating to MLLRRLFLAIALILTSSAVVPFGNGGAEARQVFDPASRTWRDIGRSTRAGKSKIKRKLVRYQTKEKPGTIIINTSERRLYHVQGNGKAMRYGVGVGRVGFQWSGVNRVSRKAEWPGWTPPAAMRKRQPGLPAYMPGGINNPLGARALYIGSTIYRIHGSNEPTSIGQAVSSGCIRLTNEDVKYLYERVKVGTKVIVVR from the coding sequence ATGTTGCTGAGACGACTTTTTCTTGCGATCGCACTCATATTGACGAGCAGTGCTGTCGTACCATTTGGTAATGGCGGGGCGGAAGCACGTCAGGTTTTTGATCCGGCATCGCGGACGTGGCGTGACATCGGGCGGAGTACCCGTGCTGGCAAATCAAAGATCAAACGCAAACTGGTGCGCTATCAGACAAAAGAGAAACCGGGCACCATAATCATCAACACTTCAGAGCGACGCCTGTATCACGTCCAGGGCAATGGCAAGGCCATGCGCTATGGCGTTGGTGTCGGGCGGGTTGGCTTCCAGTGGTCCGGCGTAAATCGCGTCTCGCGCAAGGCAGAATGGCCAGGCTGGACACCACCGGCAGCAATGCGCAAGCGTCAGCCGGGTCTACCGGCCTATATGCCAGGCGGTATCAACAATCCGCTGGGCGCGCGCGCGCTTTACATCGGTAGCACTATTTACCGCATTCACGGTTCAAATGAGCCAACGTCGATCGGACAGGCGGTGTCATCCGGTTGCATCAGATTGACAAATGAAGACGTCAAATATCTTTATGAACGTGTCAAAGTCGGCACAAAGGTCATTGTTGTACGCTGA
- a CDS encoding glycosyltransferase translates to MVENDSLPRVMICLARVDTGGAPEHAFQLMKALAGQVEFHVACPTDRPYFQRFMTLLGAERIIEIPHRRLSLSALTRMFRAVRERRIDIIHSHGKGGGVYGRLVALVSGRRVIYTSHGMNPVVKSGQWYRDSDVWLDMILGKITDATICVSEGEKAEIVGQHISKPDKITVIENGVPNGLQRNHVNTPDKPLNLVAVSRFDPQKNPAEMAKLVEILSCRDVPGGFHLTVLGEGTGKAEFERGLEAGRLAEFVTMAGAVSDVRKVFRQADMLVSTSVWEGMPLALLEAMSEGLPVVASDVVGNRDVVEDGKSGFLYPLGQPEYAADSILQLADASLRQRFGDAGRNLVAAKHSVAHMANQTLQVYQKVLQRRAIQQPGNGYRNNDDVGHQEVV, encoded by the coding sequence ATGGTCGAAAACGACTCGTTGCCGCGTGTTATGATATGTCTTGCCCGGGTCGATACCGGCGGCGCGCCCGAGCATGCTTTTCAGTTGATGAAAGCCTTGGCCGGGCAGGTCGAGTTTCACGTTGCCTGTCCAACAGACCGGCCGTATTTTCAGCGCTTTATGACGTTGTTGGGAGCGGAGCGGATCATCGAAATACCGCATCGACGGCTCAGCCTGTCTGCATTGACACGGATGTTTCGTGCTGTTCGTGAGCGTCGGATCGACATCATACATTCACACGGAAAAGGTGGCGGTGTTTACGGCCGGCTGGTGGCTCTGGTTTCTGGCCGCCGGGTTATCTACACCTCCCATGGCATGAACCCGGTGGTCAAATCCGGGCAATGGTATCGTGATTCCGATGTCTGGCTTGACATGATTCTGGGGAAAATCACGGATGCAACCATCTGCGTGTCAGAGGGTGAAAAGGCCGAAATAGTCGGGCAGCATATTTCAAAGCCCGACAAGATCACGGTCATTGAAAACGGTGTGCCCAACGGCCTGCAGCGAAACCATGTCAACACGCCGGACAAACCGCTGAACCTCGTTGCCGTTTCCAGATTTGACCCGCAGAAAAATCCGGCTGAAATGGCGAAACTTGTCGAAATTCTGTCGTGCCGCGATGTTCCCGGTGGATTCCATCTGACAGTCTTGGGAGAGGGAACCGGAAAGGCGGAGTTTGAACGCGGCCTGGAGGCTGGAAGGCTGGCCGAATTCGTCACCATGGCCGGCGCCGTATCGGATGTGCGAAAAGTCTTCCGTCAGGCCGACATGCTTGTTTCAACGTCTGTGTGGGAGGGAATGCCACTTGCACTGTTGGAAGCGATGTCTGAAGGCCTGCCGGTTGTCGCCAGTGATGTGGTAGGCAATCGCGATGTTGTTGAGGATGGCAAAAGCGGTTTCCTGTATCCGCTGGGCCAGCCGGAGTATGCGGCAGACAGTATTCTGCAGCTTGCCGATGCATCTTTGCGGCAGCGCTTTGGCGATGCCGGTCGCAATCTGGTGGCCGCAAAGCACAGCGTAGCCCACATGGCAAATCAGACCCTGCAAGTGTATCAAAAGGTCCTGCAACGGCGAGCAATTCAACAACCTGGCAATGGCTACCGCAACAATGATGACGTTGGCCACCAGGAAGTGGTTTGA
- the galE gene encoding UDP-glucose 4-epimerase GalE, with the protein MIKKTAEILVTGGAGYIGSHTCVALIQAGFMPVIVDNLSNSHPLAISRIEAITGTRPAFYKCDIADATGLGTVLERHSCAATIHFAGLKAVGRSVSEPLETYRENVCGTLSLLQTLKSRGIKRLIFSSSATVYGGAEHMPIPETASIQPTNPYGHSKAMIEQILQDLVTAAPDLGIGVLRYFNPVGAHVSGEIGEDPQGIPDNLFPFVSQVAVGRRETLQVFGNDYDTKDGTGVRDYIHVMDLADGHVAALQRCLDTDGLFAVNLGTGQGSSVLDIIKAFEIASGRPVPYEVVGRRPGDVATSFADPSKASEMLNFKAKRDLAQMCRDAWNWQQRNPTGYANR; encoded by the coding sequence ATGATAAAGAAGACTGCGGAGATACTGGTCACCGGCGGTGCGGGCTACATCGGCTCCCATACATGTGTGGCGCTCATCCAGGCCGGCTTCATGCCGGTGATCGTCGACAATCTCAGCAACAGCCATCCTCTGGCGATTTCCCGAATTGAAGCCATTACCGGAACGCGTCCGGCATTTTACAAATGTGATATTGCCGATGCTACCGGTCTGGGAACTGTCCTCGAGCGTCATTCCTGTGCCGCCACAATTCATTTTGCCGGTCTGAAAGCGGTCGGGCGCTCTGTTTCAGAACCTCTGGAGACCTATCGGGAAAATGTTTGTGGCACTCTCTCGCTGTTGCAAACACTGAAGTCCAGAGGCATCAAACGTCTGATTTTTTCATCGTCTGCCACAGTCTATGGCGGCGCGGAACATATGCCTATACCTGAAACCGCCAGTATTCAGCCAACCAATCCATATGGTCATTCCAAAGCGATGATCGAGCAAATCCTGCAGGACCTTGTCACTGCGGCACCTGATTTGGGTATCGGCGTGCTGCGCTATTTCAACCCTGTCGGTGCCCATGTGAGCGGCGAGATTGGCGAAGACCCGCAGGGCATCCCGGATAATCTGTTCCCCTTTGTGTCGCAGGTGGCGGTGGGACGCCGCGAGACGCTGCAGGTGTTCGGAAATGATTACGACACAAAAGACGGCACCGGTGTGCGGGATTACATCCATGTGATGGATCTGGCCGACGGCCACGTTGCCGCCTTGCAACGGTGTCTTGATACAGATGGACTGTTTGCAGTGAATCTGGGCACCGGGCAGGGCAGCAGTGTTCTGGACATCATCAAAGCATTTGAAATCGCGTCTGGCAGGCCGGTCCCCTATGAAGTTGTCGGGCGCCGTCCCGGTGATGTCGCGACGAGTTTCGCCGATCCTTCAAAAGCCAGCGAAATGCTGAATTTCAAGGCGAAGCGGGACCTTGCGCAAATGTGCCGCGACGCCTGGAACTGGCAGCAAAGAAACCCGACCGGGTACGCAAACCGGTGA
- the gph gene encoding phosphoglycolate phosphatase (PGP is an essential enzyme in the glycolate salvage pathway in higher organisms (photorespiration in plants). Phosphoglycolate results from the oxidase activity of RubisCO in the Calvin cycle when concentrations of carbon dioxide are low relative to oxygen. This enzyme is a member of the Haloacid Dehalogenase (HAD) superfamily of aspartate-nucleophile hydrolase enzymes (PF00702).) produces MTTPLLVFDLDGTLLETAPDLVGTLNEILAGECLQPIPYETAKTYIGQGAKMLLEKGFAANNQPLAGDRADTLFSLFLTSYEARIARETHPFPGLLDALDQLAQEGWAFAVCTNKLEHLARLLLDELDLSARFIAITGGDTFSQKKPHPDHLLKTIELAGSTPDKAIMVGDSRSDIDAAKAANVPVIAVDFGYTPVPVSELGPDLVISQFSQIHAAIKSIGLR; encoded by the coding sequence ATGACCACACCTTTGCTTGTATTCGATCTTGATGGCACTTTGCTGGAAACCGCGCCTGATCTGGTTGGCACCCTGAATGAAATTCTGGCGGGAGAATGCCTGCAGCCAATTCCGTACGAGACCGCCAAAACCTATATCGGGCAAGGCGCAAAAATGTTGCTGGAAAAAGGTTTTGCAGCAAATAATCAACCGCTTGCGGGCGATCGTGCCGATACACTGTTCTCGCTTTTCCTGACCAGCTATGAAGCCCGGATAGCGCGGGAAACCCATCCGTTTCCAGGCCTGCTCGATGCTCTTGACCAACTGGCGCAGGAAGGCTGGGCATTTGCGGTCTGCACCAACAAGCTGGAGCATCTGGCGCGTCTGCTGCTCGACGAGCTCGACCTGTCGGCTCGCTTCATCGCGATTACCGGTGGGGATACATTCAGCCAGAAAAAGCCGCATCCCGACCATCTTTTAAAGACAATCGAACTGGCCGGCTCTACGCCCGACAAGGCGATAATGGTGGGCGACAGCCGCAGCGACATCGATGCGGCAAAGGCTGCCAATGTTCCGGTAATTGCAGTGGATTTCGGCTATACGCCCGTGCCGGTCAGCGAGCTTGGTCCAGACCTGGTGATTTCGCAATTCTCGCAAATCCACGCAGCGATCAAATCAATCGGGCTGCGCTGA
- a CDS encoding FAD-dependent monooxygenase → MTQTSSNLQTRALVVGGGPVGWLSALALARAGLQTTLVAREEPEEDHRTIALMQGSLSFLDTLGIAPETIENATPLKTMRLIDASARLIRAPEVSFHASEIGHDYFALNIPVSGLVKRIQQKASTGSNLVCKNGFVTNISLTDGVTVTLDDGSFIHADLIVGADGRHSVVRAAAGISVRQWDYPQTAFITQFRHQVPHHNISSELHTETGPFTLVPLQGHRSSLVCVVTPDEAAEMMQLSETALARELERRSHHLLGKLSDFGARQSFPMSSSIAAKMADGRAFLVGESGHSFPPIGAQGLNLGIRDVEELASQLAHLQAADVFQASAEYSRRRVFDVNSRTYGVDMLNRSLLSGLLPVQMARGLGLYAAKSISPLRRTLMRQGLGAYSN, encoded by the coding sequence ATGACACAGACGAGTTCCAATTTGCAGACGCGCGCACTGGTCGTTGGCGGCGGACCGGTGGGCTGGTTGAGCGCGCTGGCGTTGGCCAGAGCTGGCCTGCAAACCACATTGGTGGCCCGAGAGGAACCGGAAGAGGATCATCGGACCATCGCCCTGATGCAGGGGTCGTTGTCCTTTCTGGATACGCTTGGGATTGCTCCTGAAACCATAGAAAATGCAACGCCGCTGAAAACCATGCGACTGATCGATGCATCGGCGCGCCTGATCCGCGCGCCAGAAGTCAGCTTCCACGCCAGCGAAATCGGCCATGATTATTTTGCGTTGAATATTCCTGTCAGTGGCCTTGTGAAACGGATTCAACAAAAGGCTTCAACTGGCTCAAATCTTGTGTGTAAAAATGGCTTCGTGACGAATATTTCTCTGACAGATGGCGTGACAGTGACGCTTGATGACGGCAGTTTCATCCATGCCGATCTGATCGTTGGTGCAGATGGACGGCATTCGGTGGTGCGCGCCGCCGCCGGTATTTCTGTGCGGCAGTGGGATTATCCGCAAACCGCTTTTATAACGCAGTTCCGCCATCAGGTGCCGCACCACAACATTTCCAGCGAGTTGCATACTGAAACCGGGCCCTTTACCCTTGTTCCGTTGCAAGGCCATCGCTCCAGCCTGGTCTGTGTCGTAACTCCGGATGAGGCTGCGGAGATGATGCAACTTTCCGAAACAGCCCTGGCGCGGGAACTGGAACGGCGCAGCCACCATCTGCTTGGCAAGCTGAGCGATTTTGGTGCGCGGCAGAGTTTTCCGATGTCGTCTTCAATTGCCGCGAAGATGGCAGATGGCAGAGCCTTTCTGGTGGGTGAAAGTGGCCATTCCTTTCCGCCGATTGGTGCGCAAGGCCTCAATCTGGGAATACGTGACGTTGAGGAATTGGCATCGCAACTGGCGCATCTTCAAGCAGCTGACGTGTTTCAGGCTTCAGCGGAATATAGCCGCCGCCGTGTTTTTGATGTCAACAGCCGGACATACGGCGTTGACATGTTGAACCGATCTCTTCTAAGCGGGCTGCTTCCGGTGCAAATGGCAAGAGGTCTGGGCCTGTATGCGGCAAAGTCGATCAGTCCGCTACGCCGGACATTGATGCGCCAGGGGCTCGGCGCCTATTCCAACTGA
- a CDS encoding MFS transporter codes for MASEANKTLQSDLGLVYGNIMTTVIAPSAKRSAIWNIRALFFCEAAVLTSIFPRFPDFKQVLALDHAQLGISLLGLPLGTLLSLLMAGGLVDRLGTRRASLVGICLVSVSMILPALSWSMASLFGALFVVGLSLALIEIGMNVDADRVEKWVSRPIMGSCHGFWSLGALTGTGLGAISAGVGLSPLQQVLITSPVFGIAGFLIIQLRAAIPVPAPSSGQSPPFALPSKAMLGLAAFSVGLQMSEGAAFDWSGIYMKEVVGANAAFIGMAYFAFTLPMAIGRFFGDHFRTVLGPVRLARITTLIAILGLLVLGLTETPIGAVVAWALVGLGASMAFPLAVTAAAARKDRPAAVNVASVFLVAFTAFVIGPPLIGFVAKGIGLQNGLLSLLPFCILGYFLAPSLNPRRD; via the coding sequence TTGGCCAGCGAAGCAAACAAAACACTTCAATCCGATCTTGGCTTGGTCTATGGCAATATCATGACCACAGTGATTGCTCCTTCCGCAAAACGTTCCGCCATTTGGAATATCCGGGCCCTGTTCTTTTGCGAGGCGGCGGTCCTGACATCGATATTTCCGCGTTTTCCCGATTTTAAACAGGTGCTCGCTCTCGACCACGCCCAGTTGGGGATAAGCCTGCTGGGACTGCCTTTGGGTACGCTGTTGTCACTGCTGATGGCGGGCGGCCTGGTTGACCGGTTGGGGACCAGACGGGCTTCGCTGGTGGGCATCTGCCTGGTCTCCGTATCGATGATCCTGCCTGCCTTGTCCTGGTCGATGGCCAGTCTGTTTGGCGCGTTGTTTGTGGTCGGCCTGTCTCTGGCCCTCATTGAAATCGGCATGAATGTTGATGCAGATAGGGTCGAAAAATGGGTGTCACGCCCGATCATGGGATCGTGTCACGGGTTTTGGAGCCTGGGGGCGCTGACCGGAACCGGACTTGGCGCCATTTCAGCCGGTGTCGGCTTGTCACCATTGCAGCAGGTTCTCATCACCTCACCTGTCTTTGGAATTGCCGGCTTTCTGATTATCCAGCTGCGCGCAGCCATTCCGGTGCCTGCACCATCGAGCGGGCAAAGCCCGCCTTTTGCTCTGCCCAGCAAGGCCATGCTGGGCCTCGCCGCTTTTTCGGTCGGGCTGCAAATGTCGGAGGGAGCGGCTTTCGACTGGAGCGGCATCTATATGAAGGAGGTGGTTGGTGCGAATGCGGCTTTCATCGGAATGGCTTATTTCGCCTTCACCCTGCCGATGGCAATCGGGCGGTTTTTCGGAGACCATTTCCGCACCGTGCTCGGACCTGTCCGGCTGGCCCGAATCACAACACTGATTGCCATTCTGGGTCTGCTGGTTCTGGGGCTGACAGAGACGCCGATTGGCGCTGTCGTGGCCTGGGCACTTGTCGGCCTCGGTGCCTCAATGGCATTTCCTCTGGCCGTCACAGCCGCAGCAGCGCGCAAGGACCGCCCGGCCGCCGTCAATGTCGCCAGTGTTTTCCTGGTGGCGTTTACCGCCTTTGTCATAGGCCCGCCGCTGATCGGGTTTGTCGCCAAGGGGATTGGATTGCAGAATGGATTATTGTCGCTTCTGCCATTTTGCATTCTGGGCTATTTTTTGGCACCATCGCTGAATCCGAGAAGAGACTGA
- a CDS encoding quinone oxidoreductase, with amino-acid sequence MTKAIVIRETGGPEVLNYESIEVAEPNQGEALVRHTAIGLNFIDVYFRSGLYPPPNGMPFIPGNEGAGIVEAVGAGVTHVKAGDRVAYVGPLGSYAERRIVPADRLVSVPQDIADKTAAAMMMKGMTAQYLLCRTFKVGEGHTILFHAASGGVGLIACQWAKALGATVIGTVGSDEKAELAKAHGVHHTINYREEDFVARIQDITGGRGVDVVYDSVGQDTYPGSLDCLKPLGMWVSFGQSSGPITNFNLSDLAQRGSLFATRPTLFNYVARRQDLEQSANDLFNVVSSGRVKIPLHQEFPLAEAGKAHEALEGRKTTGTSILTV; translated from the coding sequence ATGACGAAGGCGATTGTGATCCGCGAAACCGGCGGCCCGGAAGTCTTGAACTATGAATCCATAGAAGTGGCCGAGCCAAACCAAGGCGAAGCGCTGGTGCGCCATACTGCAATCGGTTTGAATTTCATCGATGTGTATTTCCGCTCGGGTCTGTATCCGCCTCCCAACGGCATGCCATTCATTCCCGGCAATGAAGGTGCGGGGATCGTGGAAGCGGTTGGAGCAGGGGTGACCCATGTGAAAGCCGGTGACCGGGTTGCCTATGTCGGGCCGCTCGGCTCTTATGCAGAGCGGCGGATAGTGCCTGCTGACCGTCTCGTCAGCGTTCCGCAGGATATTGCCGACAAGACCGCTGCGGCGATGATGATGAAGGGCATGACGGCGCAATATCTGCTGTGCCGCACCTTCAAGGTCGGAGAAGGGCATACCATCCTATTTCATGCCGCCTCCGGCGGTGTTGGTCTGATTGCCTGTCAGTGGGCCAAAGCGTTGGGAGCCACTGTCATCGGCACAGTCGGATCGGATGAAAAGGCGGAACTTGCGAAAGCCCATGGTGTTCATCACACCATCAACTACCGGGAAGAGGATTTTGTTGCCCGCATTCAGGATATCACCGGCGGCCGGGGTGTCGATGTAGTGTATGATTCTGTCGGGCAGGACACTTATCCCGGATCGTTGGATTGTCTGAAACCGTTGGGGATGTGGGTCTCGTTTGGTCAGTCTTCCGGTCCGATCACCAATTTCAATCTTTCGGATCTGGCGCAAAGGGGATCCTTGTTCGCAACCCGCCCGACGTTGTTCAACTACGTCGCAAGACGCCAGGATCTGGAACAGAGCGCCAATGATCTGTTCAATGTGGTTTCATCGGGCCGGGTCAAGATCCCGCTTCACCAGGAATTTCCATTGGCAGAAGCCGGAAAAGCACATGAAGCGCTGGAGGGCCGGAAAACCACCGGAACCAGCATTTTGACAGTATGA
- the uraH gene encoding hydroxyisourate hydrolase, which yields MAGLTTHILDTSTGLPASGLPVELWSADGKTRLAQHTTNADGRTDKPLIAPEDAQDGFYEIRFFVEHYLNKEPAIDASEPPFFDVISIRFRYDSARPHHHIPLLLSPYGYSTYRGS from the coding sequence ATGGCAGGTTTGACGACACATATTCTCGATACGTCCACAGGTCTGCCTGCGTCTGGACTGCCGGTTGAATTATGGTCTGCGGACGGCAAAACCCGTTTGGCACAGCACACAACAAATGCCGATGGCCGCACCGACAAGCCTTTGATCGCACCGGAAGACGCCCAGGACGGGTTTTATGAAATCCGCTTCTTTGTCGAACATTATCTGAACAAGGAACCGGCAATTGACGCGAGTGAGCCGCCCTTCTTTGATGTGATTTCCATTCGCTTCCGTTACGATTCCGCGCGTCCGCACCACCATATACCCTTGTTGTTGTCGCCATATGGCTACTCGACGTATCGCGGGAGTTGA
- the xdhA gene encoding xanthine dehydrogenase small subunit — MLNELCFRLNDQIIRLKEFDPTATLLDFIREQQHLTGTKEGCNEGDCGACTVAIGTLEQDEMIYRPVNACIQLLGMMHGRHIITVDTLSQGDGPLHPVQEAMARNHGSQCGFCTPGIVMSLYCLNQDRAEPPTRQTVNTWLAGNLCRCTGYKPIIDAAMESCFGPQVPVLAALDEMREMKTALSSRSLFAGTEQRFFAAPATLTEALELYDRHPDATPVAGATDVGLWVTKRLDDLPKILYLGCIDGFADITATSDSLTIGGGATYEAALSHLAEIDPDIAELILRIGSRQVRASGTIGGNIANGSPIGDTPPLLIVLGATIKLQSTRQERTMPVEEFFIDYGKQDRKAGELLSSIEVPRLQQGEHLRCSKISKRFDQDISAVMGAFKITLDGDTVKAARIAYGGMAGTPKRACRSEQLLQGISVNDEASWEPAIAALEQEYAPMTDMRASAFYRMVAAKNLLRKALLEIGGMPSNETRVSALRPDDLEAAQ, encoded by the coding sequence ATGCTGAATGAACTTTGTTTTCGTCTCAACGATCAGATCATTCGACTGAAGGAGTTCGATCCCACCGCGACATTACTGGATTTCATCCGCGAGCAGCAGCATCTGACCGGCACCAAGGAGGGCTGCAACGAGGGTGATTGCGGTGCCTGTACGGTTGCCATTGGCACGCTGGAACAGGACGAAATGATCTATCGTCCTGTCAATGCCTGTATTCAGTTGCTGGGAATGATGCATGGCCGCCATATCATTACAGTCGATACCCTCTCGCAAGGCGATGGTCCGCTGCATCCGGTTCAGGAAGCCATGGCACGAAATCACGGATCGCAATGCGGCTTTTGCACGCCCGGGATTGTGATGTCGCTGTATTGTCTCAACCAGGACCGGGCGGAACCGCCGACGCGGCAAACGGTCAACACCTGGCTGGCTGGCAATCTGTGCCGCTGCACTGGCTACAAACCGATCATCGATGCCGCCATGGAAAGCTGTTTCGGGCCGCAAGTACCGGTCCTGGCCGCCCTCGACGAAATGCGGGAAATGAAAACCGCACTGTCATCGCGCTCGCTTTTTGCCGGCACCGAGCAGCGCTTCTTTGCAGCGCCCGCCACCCTTACAGAAGCGCTGGAATTATATGACAGACATCCTGACGCAACGCCGGTTGCCGGTGCGACGGATGTCGGTCTGTGGGTCACCAAGCGGCTCGATGATCTGCCGAAGATCCTGTATCTCGGCTGCATTGACGGGTTTGCCGATATCACAGCCACTTCGGACAGTCTGACCATCGGCGGTGGTGCCACCTATGAGGCAGCTTTGTCGCATCTGGCAGAGATTGATCCTGATATTGCCGAACTGATCCTGCGCATCGGTTCGCGCCAGGTTCGCGCCAGCGGAACAATTGGCGGGAATATCGCCAATGGCTCCCCGATCGGCGATACGCCGCCCCTGCTGATTGTTCTGGGTGCAACAATCAAATTGCAGAGCACCCGTCAGGAGCGCACCATGCCGGTTGAGGAGTTTTTTATCGATTACGGCAAGCAGGATCGCAAGGCGGGTGAATTGCTGAGTAGCATCGAAGTGCCGCGTTTGCAGCAGGGTGAACATTTGCGCTGCAGCAAAATATCGAAACGCTTTGACCAGGATATTTCCGCTGTGATGGGTGCTTTCAAAATCACGCTGGACGGCGACACTGTCAAAGCGGCGCGGATTGCCTATGGCGGCATGGCCGGGACACCAAAACGAGCCTGTCGCTCAGAGCAGTTGCTGCAGGGTATCTCGGTAAACGATGAAGCCAGCTGGGAACCCGCCATTGCCGCCCTCGAACAGGAATATGCGCCCATGACCGACATGCGTGCCAGCGCATTCTATCGTATGGTTGCGGCGAAAAACCTGCTGCGCAAAGCCCTGCTGGAAATCGGCGGCATGCCGAGCAATGAAACACGTGTCAGCGCTCTGCGGCCTGATGATCTGGAGGCAGCACAATGA